The Acetomicrobium sp. S15 = DSM 107314 genome includes a region encoding these proteins:
- a CDS encoding RraA family protein produces the protein MNEGLPSAVKKDDVSKLYAAVLADVMDRMDIWDHTMRYDIRPLDPKMKVFGPARTVLAVEVYRVPEELYKLEIQAVDSLKPGDVMVVTQNGATCCSFWGELLSNAAVGRGANGIVIDGLTRDVQGILESGFPVFCRGTSPADSRGRLDVIDVDVPIKCGDVMVNSGDYIFGDADGVVVIPKYALEEVLRKAIEKVEQESTMREELRAGISVAEAFRRHGIL, from the coding sequence GTGAATGAAGGATTGCCATCGGCAGTTAAGAAGGATGACGTCTCTAAGCTCTACGCAGCCGTTTTGGCGGACGTGATGGACCGTATGGATATCTGGGACCACACTATGCGATATGACATACGGCCCTTAGACCCAAAGATGAAGGTTTTCGGCCCTGCACGCACGGTATTAGCTGTCGAAGTCTACAGGGTTCCGGAGGAACTGTATAAACTGGAAATCCAAGCCGTGGATTCTCTTAAGCCGGGCGATGTGATGGTAGTTACCCAAAACGGCGCTACATGCTGCAGCTTCTGGGGAGAATTATTGTCCAACGCGGCTGTGGGACGCGGTGCAAATGGCATAGTCATAGACGGACTTACCCGCGATGTCCAAGGCATTCTCGAATCGGGTTTTCCCGTCTTTTGCCGAGGCACCTCGCCTGCCGACTCCCGCGGCCGTTTAGACGTCATAGACGTGGATGTTCCGATAAAATGTGGCGATGTGATGGTTAACTCTGGAGATTACATTTTTGGAGATGCAGACGGTGTAGTGGTTATACCCAAATATGCGTTGGAAGAAGTGTTACGTAAGGCGATCGAAAAGGTTGAGCAAGAATCCACTATGCGAGAAGAATTGCGCGCAGGGATAAGTGTAGCTGAAGCATTCCGTAGGCACGGGATCTTATGA
- the dmpI gene encoding 4-oxalocrotonate tautomerase DmpI, translating into MPVISVSGPKLSAEQKKELISEFTGVASRVMGIPKESFVVLIQENPPENVGVGGIPLAERHKPSGC; encoded by the coding sequence ATGCCGGTCATAAGCGTTTCTGGGCCGAAGCTGAGCGCCGAGCAAAAAAAGGAGCTCATAAGCGAGTTCACTGGAGTGGCAAGTCGTGTGATGGGTATTCCTAAGGAGAGTTTCGTGGTGCTCATTCAAGAAAACCCTCCGGAGAATGTGGGGGTTGGCGGTATTCCGCTGGCAGAAAGACACAAGCCTTCGGGTTGTTAA